A genome region from Anastrepha obliqua isolate idAnaObli1 chromosome 4, idAnaObli1_1.0, whole genome shotgun sequence includes the following:
- the LOC129243691 gene encoding probable salivary secreted peptide, whose product MRNINLLKLSTGLTIAVCIVATTYAISSTWGNISNSAQLLHVENVFNASSPGKYVNREIIFPKNGIGNGRIITGIRAFDQVTNGTGGHATIYSGGPGFNNVTIKLQSQYNYGLIFRVEIYGK is encoded by the exons ATGAGGAATATTAATCTACTAAAACTATCAACTGGCCTTACGATTGCGGTGTGCATTGTTGCGACCACGTACGCCATCTCCAGCACATGGGGCAACATCTCGAATTCGGCGCAATTGTTGCATGTGGAGAATGTGTTTAATGCGTCATCGCCTGGAAAATATGTGAATCGTGAAATTATATTTCCCAAAAAT gGCATTGGCAATGGACGCATTATCACCGGCATACGCGCCTTCGATCAAGTGACAAATGGCACTGGCGGTCATGCCACCATTTATTCGGGTGGACCAGGTTTCAATAATGTTACCATCAAACTGCAATCCCAATATAATTATGGACTAATATTTCGTGTGGAAATTTACGGCAAATAA